GCTGGATCATAATGATTTGACCCCATCACTAGTCTGGAACTCAAGGTTTTCCCTTTCCCTGGAATTTTCCACTTAGAGAGAAATGATTGGAATCGAGTGTTCtgtattatattattattattattattattattactatcgCAGATCAAAATTTTATTCTCTAGAGGAAAAAATAGGTGATAAAGTGGGTCAACTAATTGCGACGTAGCAAAGCTTCAAGCACGTAATTAAAGAAATCGTAGATACAGGCACCCTTCGAAACGCCGGTAGTATATGACCGTGCTTTATTTTTCTTGTAATAATAACAGTCTTCAAGCACACAGATAGTATAAGGGCATGGTAGTACTACCTCCagcctggtttattggtccccattgtattttgtgccaaattttgatcATAGATTTAActataaaatgttaatgcatctTATAAAAAATAATATCAttaaaaactatgttcaaatacgaatccagtgatataatttttggtgacatgtattaacattttgttagttaaatatcTGATCAAAATTTGACATAAAATACAAAGGAGACCAATAAATCAGGACCGAGAAAGTACAATACAATCGTATCCATCATTGGTGATGAACTCGATCGAGAAGCATGTCGGCACGTCGGCATTCTAGCCTCGAGTCAGAGTCCAACCATATCACTCACTAGTCACTAGTCCAATAAATCGGCGGTGTATTTTTCAGCAGGGAATCAAACAGTGACTTTTCTCGATCTCCACTAGCAGCGACTTGCCCGTCTCCATCGGGATTTAGTACCAGTCCAAAAAATCGGCGCCGCAGCTCACAGAGATCCAGAATTCATTTTGCGTGGACACAGTTTTTTTGATACTTCAGCAGTTGAGAGTAACAGAATTTCcacctgtgtgtgtgtgtgtgtgtgatgcaTGGACAGTACGAGAGCCCAGCATTTCACGGTATGTCGGTATATCAATATAAGTCAGCGTATAGCATTCTTGGTGCCGACTTCTTGCGACGACTGGGTGCACCTACATATATAAGAAGACTCCACGGATCAGTTTCACAGGCACAAAACCAAGAACCTACTCCAGCTGCCATGCGACTAGCCGCCATGGAGACCTCCCCTCGCCTTAAGCTCGTCTCGCTCGCTCTCCTACTAGCCTCGTTTCCCTTTCCCTGTGCCACGGCAGCGCTACCCCCTTCCCTCCTAGAAGAACAGGCCGGAGCCCTCCTCGCCTGGAAAGCTACCATACACAACCCCCCAGCCCAGCTCCGATCTTGGGGAAACACCACAACCCAGCCATGTGGCTGGTACGGCATCAAGTGTGGCAAGCAACAAGCGAGGCACCAAGAGCAAGAGGTGGTGATCACCGAGATCTCTCTCCGGGGGTTGTGGCTGAGAGCGAGGCTGGAGGACATCAACTTCACGGCGTTGCATACTCTCACGAGTATCCGACTACCCTACAATCAGATAAGAGGCCCCTTTCCACCCGCTTTAGCATCAAACTTGCCAAACCTCCGCCACCTCCTGCTCCAGGGGAATGGACTCTCCGGTCAAATACCGAGACAAATAAAACACCTGGAGAGTCTCGTTGGGTTGGACTTGTCAAACAACCACTTGTCTGGTCCTATACCCATTGAACTAGGCTACCTAAACAAGTTGAAAATGTTAGATCTTTCCACCAACAACCTCACAGGCCCAATTCCAAGAAGTCTAGGGAATTGCAGTAAGCTCACCATCTTGTACCTTGATGGTAATCAGTTATCTGGacatcttcctcgagaactaggTTACATCGTGAAACTACAGAAGTTAGCACTTAGCAGCAACAAACTCATGGGTTCCATCCCCAATACCTTTGGGAGTTTGATTAACATCACTGGATTGTACCTATGGGATAACCAACTATCCGGACATGTTCCTCCAGAACTAAGTTCCTTGGTGAATCTGGAAGACTTGGAACTTGCCAAAAACAGACTCACGGGTTCCATCCCTGGTTCCTTTGGAAATTTGACCAAGCTCACTACCTTGTATCTTTATGGTAACCAGTTCTCTGGACATGTTCCTCCAGAACTAGGTTCCCTTGTGAATTTGCAAGTGTTGTCGCTTCACAACAACCAATTAATCGGTTTCATCCCCAATACCTTTGGAAACCTGATCAATCTCACTGCCTTGTACCTATATCATAACCAATTATCCGGGCATATTCCTCAAGAACTAGGTTCCCTAGTAAATCTAGAATTGTTGGATCTTAGCAACAACACACTCATGGGATCCATCCCCAATACCTTTGTAAATTTGACCAAAATCACTACCTTGTCCCTATATGATAACCAACTCTCCGGACATGTTCCTCGAGCACTAGGTTTCTTGGTGAATTTTGAACTTTTGTTGCTTCAAAAAAACCAACTCACGGGTTCCATTCCCGATACCTTTGGAAATTTGAACAAGCTCACTACCTTGTACCTTTTCCGTAACCAACTCTCTGGATATGTTCCTAAAGAATTAGGTTCCTTGGTGAGTCTAGAAGACTTGCAACTTTACAAAAATAAACTCTTGGGTTCCATCCCCAATACATTTGGAAATTTGACCAAGCTCACTACGTTGTACCTATATGATAACCAACTTTCCGGGCATGTTCCCCGAGAACTAGGGTGCTTGGTGAATCTAGAAGACTTGGAACTTCATAGAAATAAACTCTTTGGTTCCATCCCCAATGCCTTGGGAAACTTGACCAAACTTACTACCTTGAACCTAGGGGGAAACCAACTTTCAGGGGGCATTCCTCAAGAACTAGGCTACTTGGTGAATCTAGAAGACTTGGAACTTGACAAAAACAAACTCATGGGTTGCATCCCCAATACCTTTGGAAATATGACAAAGCTCAATACCTTATTCCTTGATGATAACCAATTCTCCGGACATGTTCCACAAGAAATTGGCACCTTAATGGATCTCAAATATATACAATTTGATGGTAACAATCTCTCTGGTCCCTTGCCACCAAGCTTGTGTGTTGGCGGCATGCTCAAGACATTGATCGCATTTGACAACAATCTCAATGGGCCTTTGCCGTCAAGTTTGATAAACTGCAGAAGCCTAGTTAGAGTTCGTCTTGAAAGGAATCAGATAGAAGGAGATATTTCTAAGATGGGGATTTATCCAAATCTTGTCTACATGGATATGAGATCAAACAACCTGTTTGGTCAACTATCTTTTCTCTGGGGTGATTGCCATAATCTTCAGATGCTACGAATTTCAAACAACAACCTTACGGGGGAAATACCCGCAAGTATGGGGCAACTATCTCAACTAGGGTTACTTGATCTTTCATCAAACAAGCTTGAAGGAGAGATTCCAAGTGCACTAGGAAATCTGAAAAAATTATTCAACTTGAGCCTCGCGGACAATTTGTTGCATGGAAGTATTCCGCAAGAAATTGGAGCACTATCCAGTCTGGAATTACTGGATTTGTCATCAAATAACCTAAATGGTTTGGTACAATATTCAATTGAGCATTGTTTGAAACTTCGCCTTTTAAAGCTGAATCACAATAACTTCATTGGAAACATCCATGCCGAGCTAGGGTCATTGCGCAATTTATACGAATTGGATttaagtgacaattcatttattGGGGCAATACCAAGCCAACTTAGTGGTTTGAGCATGCTAGAAAATCTGAATCTTTCACATAATGAACTAAATGGCTCCATCCCATCATCATTTCAGAGTATGGAAAGCTTGACATCCATTGATGTATCTTATAATGAATTGGAAGGGCCAGTCCCGAACAGTAAGCTCTTCCAACAAGCTCCAAACCAGCGGTTCATGCATAATAAGATGCTATGTGGTGTGGTGAATGGATTACCCCCTTGCAATAGTGTAACTCAGAGCAGAGGCAAGTGGAAAGGATACAAAATACTTGTACTAGCTCCTGTTCTGGCTCTGATATGTCTTATTCTTATTGTGATGATATTGATGTTCTGGCGTGAAAGAAAGAAAACCAAGGAAACCAACAATGATAAAGTAACACAAGAAAAAGTCTTCTCTATTTGGAGTTTTGATGGGGCAAATGTGTTCAAGCAAATAGTTGAAGCAACCAACCATTTTAGCGAGATGCATTGCATAGGAACCGGGGGATATGGATCTGTCTATAAAGCTATACTTGCAACAGGCGAAATATTTGCAGTGAAGAAGATACACATGATAGAAGATGAGTGTTGCATGAACAAGCAGTTGTTCAATCGTGAAGTTGAGGCATTGGTGCAGATTCGTCATCGAAACATCGTACAACTTTTAGGTTATTGTTCCTCTAGCCAAGGCAGGTTCCTTATCTATGAATATATGGAGAGAGGAGACTTGGCAAAAATGTTGAAGGACAATGAAAGGGCAATTGAATTGGATTGGAGAAGGCGGATATGTATTGTATTGGATGTGGTTCATGCTTTGGCATACATGCACCATGACTGTTCATCAACAATAGTCCATAGAGACATAACAAGCAACAATATTTTGCTTGATCAAGAATTTAGAGCCTGCATCTCTGACTTTGGTACGGCTAAAATACTCAATATTTATGGCCAAAATCTCACAAGGCTAGCTGGGACGAAAGGCTACCTTGCCCCAGGTAAACAAAACTACAAACCTTATCTACCTTTTTTTTGCAGTTTTGGCAAAAAAAAAAATGTGTACATAGATGGAAAGATTGATGTAATCAAAGGACTGATGGACTTTGAAATTCTCAGTTGTAACATATGCACTAATTTATTTGTATTAATTGCAGAGCTGGCATATACAGAAAACGTGACGGAGAAATGTGATGTATACAGCTTCGGAGTGCTCGTTTTGGAGCTATTTATGGGATCTCATCCAGGCGATTTGCTCTCATCCCTCTCGTTGACCACCAAGAACAATTTTGTGTGCATGAAGGATCTGCTGGACTCCAGGCTTGCCCTCCCGGATGCTGAATCCGCCATAGAAATATACTGCATGCTCAGTGTCGCAGTTCGGTGCCTGGAGCCGCTTCCATCCCGCAGGCCAACGGCACGACGTGCCAGCGACGAGCTATCTACGATTAAAGCTTGTGAAGATCGTGCTGATTATTTGCACGCCGGCATCACCTTTCCTGTGATGTAGTGCATGTGGCTATGGATGATTAATTTGTATCATGTGGTTTCTTCTCTGCTACCTACCTAGCTACTTGGTTAAAAAGTGTTGTTTCCTCTGTAACTGATACCAAAGGTAACATATTATGGTGTATATGGAGCTAGCAAACATGTACTACTGTAAAAAAATTCAAACATGTACTATTGTATCATTGTGCGAAGAGACAATGCACTACTGCAAAACTAGTCTGCACTAACGGGTCCATAAGTAATTTGGTCGTGGATAAATCTGTCATGTCGAACGACGACGATCATTTTCCTCCTTTGGGGAGTAGCATATATACCTACTAACCTGCTACTACTGAAAACCTAAAGAAAGGAGATTGAGGACTTACATAAAGGAGTTGGGCTTCCTGTCATGTGTGTCACCATCGACCCCTCATGCTCGGCGCGTCATCTCTCCCTTGCGCTCCAGTCCAGTGGGCAACATGGTCGCGACGTGGTCGATGAGTTTGACGGAGTCACGTGCACCGTCCCATCGATGCGCACCAGCGAActggccagacgccagggtttaTGGCGAACATCCATTCTCTCTTCTGCCGCCGGTGAGAATGGGCTAGGCTTTGTCCGGCTTACTGGTTTTTGTCTTTTTTGGGGGCTATCCCGAATTTTCAAACACTTTTCTCGGCTTTAAAAGGATTTATGGTTATGTTGTGTGTGCTTTAAAGCCATATAGATGCTCAAAATTTCTATGAACAATAATATTTAAGTTGAAGGGAAATTTGGTCTGGGATATTCTATTTATGTGGTATTAGTTTTGATGTTACTCCCTCTGTAATAAACTAAAACTAATACtagtacgtgcaatgcacgtctTATAATCATGGAGTGATTTGGTAAAAGAAAAGGGTCATACATGCATATATGCAAGGTAAAAAAATACTATTAATATAAGAATGCAGAATATACTTTTTTTTGTTGTTTCAGAAATATGCCGAATGTAAGTTTTTCCTTTTGAGAAACTTGCCGAGTTTAAGTATTGTTTTTTTTAGCAAAGAGTGTAAGTAAGTATTGCTGAGGTAGCAAATAGTGTGGAAGCCCAGCCTCATGACACGGAGAAGAATTTGCAAATTCTGCTTTGGGCTCAGCACGTCCTCCACTCAATCTGCAACATGCCCCAAGATGTATCACGTATTGGGCCTTTTTTCTGGTTGAGTTGGACTCCTTGCCAGACTCGGATTCGGACTCGGACTCGGACTCGGATTCACCCAGGCCGGCCGCTTATATATACAGCGGTCCACACGCGCGACACCAAAGAGCCGGAGATCGATCGAGGAACCACACCATCCAATCCAACTCGAAGAAGCGCGCGAGATCGATCTCGGTCGGCGTCCATGGCGGCGGAGCCCTACCCCTACGACGAGCTGATCATGGAGCCGGCCGAGCCGTGGCCCTACCCCTACGACGAGCTGATCATGGAGCCGGCCGAGCCGTGGCCCTACCCCTACGACGAGCTGATCATGGAGCCGGCCGAGCCGTGGCCCTACCCCTACCCCTACGACGAGCTGGTCGTCATGGGGCCGGAGCCCGAAGAGCCATTCCCTTTCTCCGATGACGTCTGGTGGAGGCAGTTGGAGGAGAAGGGCGGCCAGCCGTGGTCACAGTCCCAAGAAGAAGAGTTCCGGGAGCTGTTCCCCATCCCGCTCCAAGAAGAAGAGTTCCGGGAGCTGTTCCCCATCCCGCTccccgacgacgacgacgacgacaaccctgctgctgctgctccgggtCAACCCGCTCCTCGGGCCCCGGCGTGGTGGCTTCCTCTGCCGCCGGCTGCGGCCGACGCCCACCAGCTCCcgcaaccgccgccgccggaggagcaggGTCATGCCGTCTTTGATGCTGCTCCGCCGCAGGCGTGGGTTCCTCTGCCACCGGCTGCGGCCGGCGCCCACCAGCTCCcgcaaccgccgccgccggaggagcaggGCCATGCCGTCTTTGATGCTGCTCCGCCGCAGGCGTGGGTTCCTCAGCCGCCGGCTGCGGCCGACGCCCACCAGCTCCCACAGCCGCTGCCGCCGGAGGAGGCCGGTTATGATGTCTTGGACGACCAGTGGATGATGcaagagggcggcgacggcgaacCGTATCATTTCCTGCAGCCTCtgtcgccggtggaggagggtCGTCATGACGTCTTGGACGGACAGTGGATGCAAGAGGGAGACGACGACGGCGAGCCGTGGTCCCAGCTGTACttggccccgccgccgccggacgaccAGTGGATGCAGCAGCTGCTCGACTAGGACTAGGAGTACCAACATGATCACTATCCGATCGACCGCCGTCCAGTCTAATTACAGTTATCTTCTCTAGCATCGTAATGTAATACTCCAAGCTCTTATTGTTACGAAATCAGTTGAGTATTATGAATTAACGATGATCCAACAATACTTGATCGGGGATATATGATTTTTGGTTCTTGTCGGTGGATATTGCAAGATGATGATTGATGTGTACTACTATCTGATTTGCTGTTTTTTGACCGAACATGTCCACGGTGACTCATTTTTTAATAAATTTTCAAGGTTTAGAAAAGTAAGTAGATTTCAAAAATTGGTTTAGAAAAGTGCTGTACAACACAAAGGCACAAACTTAGCAACGCCGACGCAGATTTTCACTAGACTACAACTTGGAGCGGAGCGCCCGCCATGGGAGGCAGCCCTCGCCTAGCGCCGGATCACCGACCGACCGACGCCAATCCAAGGTATGCCATATTACCATTACAAAATTAAACCACTgtgagctactccctccgtcccgtaatataagagcgttttttacactacattagtgttaaaaacgctcttatattgtgggacggagggagtagtataaaAAATCGTCATCATACTAAAAAAAATTAACTACATCTATTACAAATAATTAAATTGGATTAAAATTTTTCAAGCAAAGGGGTCACACGGCCCCGATTTTCTTTGGGATTAATTGGATCAATGAGGTTGGCTTTTAGTTTATATTACCAGGGTATAGATTTTAAACCTGAAAGATTATTAGATTTGATTCCATAAAAATCATTACAGGACTTCCTCTACATTTTATCTTCATTTGAGTTTAGTATTCTACTATTCTTATAGTTTGTCTTAGGTGATCGTATGCGCATTCACTCACATCACTGCAAATTCAACATCTTTGGATTCCTGTAAAATTAATAGTTACGATATGAATGTGTTGCCTTAGGTCAGCTGGTTGACATTGCTCTTGAATGTGCCCTGAATTGGAGCCCAAGATGCGGAAATCCAATTTGGCTCCCGGCAGCACGTGCTCTTGCGCGCGGAAATGATTTTTGAAGTGTCAAGAAAATCCCAACAAACTTTTTATGTATTCATAGTCACATTCAAATGCTACCTGCAAAGTTTCAGGCAAAAAGGGTTAAACATTTTGGCCTGtgccaaaataaaataaaaaatgagacaCCAAATGTTAACCCAAAATGTCACCCTAAAAATTTTTTTTTTCACCGCCGAAACACTATTGCTCCGTCTCGCATGAAAATTCTCAAGCTTGCTTGCGACACTAACACTGACATCCACacaaaaaatctgaatttttggaaACAATTTACAATTTTTTTACCGGTTACTGTTCACAATATGACCATAAATAGTGTCAGGAGGCCTGGGCAAAATGATCCATAGTCTCTACTCTCTAGAATGTTGCCCACTCATGACACAAGAGTAGTCTTCAATGATGTTCTTTCCACGCAGCATGGCTTAGTGTTCAGCATGACAACAAGTGCTCCGAAGACATTGAATAGCTGCCATAGGGCCATGAGGATCTTGTAATTCTTATATTAAGAACTTTGGTATGAATATCCTAAATCCTCCAGATTAAGATTAAAAATCCGCTGTTCCATGACAAAGGTTCGGCGTTCATCCTTTGTTGTTGCGGTATCAACAACTCCTATTAGTCAGGTTGTATCTGATTTGTTGTTGATCCCGCAATGCAAGTTGCTGAACCTCTCAAAACTAGTTAATTTGCATGCAATATCACACATCATTCGTATTGAGGATTTGAGAAATTTCAAAAATGCTGCTGCTAGCTAGGCAGAGGCTGAAGCAAACCAACAGCCGAAAGCATCAGGTTTTGCCAGCTCTGCTCCAACGGATCATCAAGTGTATCCAACAAGTTATTCTAACCCTATATACGGGTACATATCATATAGAAAGGCACGACGAAAAACAGATGCATCAGAGACCCGACAAACATACGAGGGTACAAAACATGCAACCACAACATTATATATAACAGGTACTGGAATGATCTTGATGAACATATTGTTCCATCAGAATCACAGCTCAGGGGAAACAGTAGTGGTCTTTCATCATCTTCATTAACCAGGACACGCGCAAAATTCGATAAAAACTACGACAAGTAGACATATTTAAGCTTGAACATAGTAAGGAGGTCCAGTACTGTAGGTAGCATTGATATAGGGCGGCAGGGGCACGAGCTTAGAACACCCGGACCGGCTTCCCCATGGTGCTCTTGATGTACAGACACCTCACCTGCAAATGCAAAGGAATAACCAATGTCATGTCATATCCTGTCTAACTTGAGTCTTTTGGGCAAAATCAATCACTTGCACTCGACGCGGGAGCAGATAGAACAGAAACTCAGAGGGTGCAAGGTTTCACTTGCACTCTGGCACGGGAGAAGACAAAACAGAAGCTCAAGAGGATACGAGGTCTGAACGGGACTCACGTTCTGCCAGTTCTTCTTGAGCAGGGAAACCAGGAAGTTGACGCTCATCTGGATGTTCTGCTGGATCTGCTTCTCCTCCATCGACAGGTTGCCCACCGCGACGCCCATGCACAGCACCTTCTTGAGCTGGAACTTGATTGTCGCTTTCGTCTCGTTCACCTTGGCTTCCAGAGACTCCTGGTGAGAAACCAGGGTCGGGAACTTTCCTGTAATGCCACCAGCACAAACGACTCAGTATGCATGATCAGAACAGGATGGTGAAGCCGTCTATGTTATGCACAACAAGGATGAAGTATGGAACTCTCATCAGATAGGGCACAGAATATTAGAACGCCATATAATGCAGTTATGCTCTAGAAAATGTCAGAATGTCGGACAATGGATTAGTTCTGCAAAAGCACATATGCAAATGAAAATTATATGGGTTGTCTGCAACTGTGCACGGCCATATGGATACGTATCCACCAGACAAAAGAGGCTTCTAATGCATCTCGAGACAAAGTGCAAGTAAACATGCTTAGAAGGTTCACCAAGAAAGTAATTGTTTACAGAAAAAATAAACCCATAAATATAACAATCAATAAGCCCAAGACAGAAGAGACATAAAAACACGCATCTACATGAAGACATGACCAAAGAAAGGGCATTCTACTTCTAACCACGAGAAGTAAACCAACCAGCTGTGAGACAAGTAAACTAACAGAGACAGATCAGAATACTTGCCTGCCTTGTTGAGACCAGGACCAAGGAGACGTGGAATCTGCTTGATGATAGCCTCCGAGGCCAAGAAAGCATGGTACTTCTTGGCAAGCCTCTTGACAAGCTTCTTGTTCTTGTTCATCTTCTTAAGAGCTTCAACATCCATGGAATCAAGACCAATCTTTTCAGCCTGCAATTAGGAGAATAAGCAAATGTaaatactaaaaataaacataagCTATGAGAAAGGCTGCAAGAACAATGATCCAGCTATCACTTCAGACTACAGTTCTTACATACAAATAGCATTCATGTGATGTAACAAAGTTAGTTGTCATATCAGCTACACAAAGGCGAAGGCATTCATTGTTGTTGGGTTCAAGTGAGCCCAATAAATTTAATCCCTTGTAGAATTACACTAGCTTAAGACTATACAACGATATAATAATAAAAGAAGATTCTAGAACAGGTCAACATTCCATGGCATGATGCCATAACGCATGTAAAGAGTAGATTGTAATCACAGCATCACACTACTATCAGCTTAAAGAGCCCACAATACTAGCGTGCAAGTAACATTCATTAGATGTAACAAAGTTATCAGCACAGCTCAAATTTCTCACGACCAAAGATTGCTCACGGCACGAACACAATAACACTACATCACCATCTATGTTACAGAGGAAATGGAGAACTGACTAGCAGTAGCAGTAAGAGGTACATACCTCTCCCACATGCTGGGCGTCACCGAGCATGCAGACCCTCATCTTGGGGCGAGGGACGTGGGGCAGCTTGACGGAGCCGCTGAAACGCTTGTCCTTTTGCGGGTCGTAGTTCTTGAGGCCGATCTGGAGCTCGACGGTCTCGGTGAACTTCCTGTTCTTCTCCTTGGCATCCGCCACCACCTGGGTGATGGCCTCCTTGAGTGCGTCGGTCGATAGCTTACTGCAAAGCAGAGCATATACAATGTCAAAAGAAGAGCATCTGAATGAAGCGCAAAACATCCCACGTCTAAACAGCGATTGCAACTACACTCTAAAGTTGCAACCAACCAACTGCTGACGAACCACCTGGCAAACGAACTTGAAATGAATGGACATACTTTAGCTATCGAAAGGTAACAGATATAGTACATGAGCAGCCTACCCTGCATCACACGGTAGCCACAAACCATGTTAATCCAAGAGGATCAGACTAAGAACTGATAGGAACCGAACCACCTCATGTTAATTGAGGCCACAAAGGAGAATAAACACCCAACTATTTACCAGAGCAGCAGTGGTAGATTCTTCTACAACTCATAGATGCAAACAGCAAACTGATCTACTCCAGACACGAAACCGGTAACGTCTCACAGTATGATCCAAGACAACTAGACGAAGAACCGCTACGTACGTACCAAACTCCAAATGTTAATTACCACCACAAAGGAGTATAAATAAGCCCCATCTATTTACCAGAAGAAGGATTGATTCTACACATCACAGATGCAAACAGGCAGCTGATTACTAATCGAGATACGGCAGATATGCCAACGTCTTAAAGTAAGAGACAGCACGGGAAGGGTGTCTGACGCGCCCGCAGCAGGGAGGTCGGCAGAGATCTTATCACAAAATCATGCATGTAAACCCCAGGTAACTAGACAACGGGACTGCTACCTAGCAAATCTCCGACAAGCGAATTCCTGCCACTCATCAGAACCATAGAACGCCGTTTATATTCATCAGAATTTCATTCGGTCAAAAAAAAAAAACGCGCGAGATTCGATCCATCTCGGTGTCCGCTCGAGCGAGGACCTCGCGGATCTCTGGTAGGCGCCGGTTCTCCCAGCACGAAATACATCCGACGGTCGCCCTCGCGGGGAGCCAATCAATCGATCGCACGGGGAAGCGGGGTATCGGCGGCGGGCGGGCGGTGTTACCTCATGGCTCGCCGCGGGGACGGACCGACTCACCGGGCGCCGGTTCACCTGCGGGGAAAGGGAGATAGAAACACGGTGAGATGTCCGGCGGCGGGGAGCGGACAAGGTGGAGAGGGGCCTACCTGGTGCGGCCTAgggtttgggtttgggtttggggaggggcggcgcggggaggaggaGTGGCTGTGGCTCTCGTGGTCTGTGGAAGCCCCAGGCTTTGGGGCAGAGGGATGGCCTGGCAGGTGCGGCTGCTCCCTCGGTCGCTGCCGGCCGTTGGATTCGGCGCATGGATGGGGCCACGGCCGTCCGATCGTGGGCCGAGGCAACGTAGGATGTGGGCCGTGGGAAGGAAGGAGCTGGGGAGTAAGTTCGCCAGCCCAACGAAAAGGTGCGAAACGGCCAGCTCGAATTTGATTTTACTCTTCTTTTGAGGAATTCTTGTTCATAATCCAGTTTCAAACACTCAGGTTTGAACCGGGATTGTCTTCCCCCTTCGGCCTCGGCGACTCGACTCTTCGTCTTTGAAAATTTTGTCAAGTTGGCAGTTTCCAGCACATAATTGGACACAA
This genomic window from Aegilops tauschii subsp. strangulata cultivar AL8/78 chromosome 4, Aet v6.0, whole genome shotgun sequence contains:
- the LOC109774313 gene encoding uncharacterized protein; protein product: MRLAAMETSPRLKLVSLALLLASFPFPCATAALPPSLLEEQAGALLAWKATIHNPPAQLRSWGNTTTQPCGWYGIKCGKQQARHQEQEVVITEISLRGLWLRARLEDINFTALHTLTSIRLPYNQIRGPFPPALASNLPNLRHLLLQGNGLSGQIPRQIKHLESLVGLDLSNNHLSGPIPIELGYLNKLKMLDLSTNNLTGPIPRSLGNCSKLTILYLDGNQLSGHLPRELGYIVKLQKLALSSNKLMGSIPNTFGSLINITGLYLWDNQLSGHVPPELSSLVNLEDLELAKNRLTGSIPGSFGNLTKLTTLYLYGNQFSGHVPPELGSLVNLQVLSLHNNQLIGFIPNTFGNLINLTALYLYHNQLSGHIPQELGSLVNLELLDLSNNTLMGSIPNTFVNLTKITTLSLYDNQLSGHVPRALGFLVNFELLLLQKNQLTGSIPDTFGNLNKLTTLYLFRNQLSGYVPKELGSLVSLEDLQLYKNKLLGSIPNTFGNLTKLTTLYLYDNQLSGHVPRELGCLVNLEDLELHRNKLFGSIPNALGNLTKLTTLNLGGNQLSGGIPQELGYLVNLEDLELDKNKLMGCIPNTFGNMTKLNTLFLDDNQFSGHVPQEIGTLMDLKYIQFDGNNLSGPLPPSLCVGGMLKTLIAFDNNLNGPLPSSLINCRSLVRVRLERNQIEGDISKMGIYPNLVYMDMRSNNLFGQLSFLWGDCHNLQMLRISNNNLTGEIPASMGQLSQLGLLDLSSNKLEGEIPSALGNLKKLFNLSLADNLLHGSIPQEIGALSSLELLDLSSNNLNGLVQYSIEHCLKLRLLKLNHNNFIGNIHAELGSLRNLYELDLSDNSFIGAIPSQLSGLSMLENLNLSHNELNGSIPSSFQSMESLTSIDVSYNELEGPVPNSKLFQQAPNQRFMHNKMLCGVVNGLPPCNSVTQSRGKWKGYKILVLAPVLALICLILIVMILMFWRERKKTKETNNDKVTQEKVFSIWSFDGANVFKQIVEATNHFSEMHCIGTGGYGSVYKAILATGEIFAVKKIHMIEDECCMNKQLFNREVEALVQIRHRNIVQLLGYCSSSQGRFLIYEYMERGDLAKMLKDNERAIELDWRRRICIVLDVVHALAYMHHDCSSTIVHRDITSNNILLDQEFRACISDFGTAKILNIYGQNLTRLAGTKGYLAPELAYTENVTEKCDVYSFGVLVLELFMGSHPGDLLSSLSLTTKNNFVCMKDLLDSRLALPDAESAIEIYCMLSVAVRCLEPLPSRRPTARRASDELSTIKACEDRADYLHAGITFPVM
- the LOC109774312 gene encoding large ribosomal subunit protein uL1 isoform X1, whose translation is MSKLSTDALKEAITQVVADAKEKNRKFTETVELQIGLKNYDPQKDKRFSGSVKLPHVPRPKMRVCMLGDAQHVGEAEKIGLDSMDVEALKKMNKNKKLVKRLAKKYHAFLASEAIIKQIPRLLGPGLNKAGKFPTLVSHQESLEAKVNETKATIKFQLKKVLCMGVAVGNLSMEEKQIQQNIQMSVNFLVSLLKKNWQNVRCLYIKSTMGKPVRVF